The following are from one region of the Mustela lutreola isolate mMusLut2 chromosome 7, mMusLut2.pri, whole genome shotgun sequence genome:
- the LOC131836221 gene encoding homeobox protein cut-like 1 → MYWPQGAHGKGKSSSSEALFDPFVTNSRQTCQELNSSTLARKTAKNAALSTRSFPGAGPTLASRGSFPPPERDAPSEGPGCRPTAPTGGPGVHSPLQSAAWKAEGSPWTTTSVPRSTVRSISPARPTPAPAIAFYAPQSPARASPRRRRRRRRRRRRRRRRRRRRRPLRGRGLGRGAQSATVPACPAPANESKASDSPPPR, encoded by the exons ATGTACTGGCCTCAAGGGGCTCACGGGAAGGGAAAATCCTCGAGTTCTGAGGCTCTCTTCGATCCCTTCGTGACTAACTCGAGGCAAACGTGCCAGGAGCTGAATTCGAGCACCCTGGCTAGGAAGACGGCCAAGAATGCGGCCCTGTCCACTCGCTCCTTCCCGGGCGCCGGGCCCACGCTAGCTTCCAGAGGGAGCTTCCCTCCGCCAGAGCGCGACGCCCCCTCCGAGGGTCCGGGCTGCCGGCCCACCGCCCCCACTGGCGGCCCTGGCGTCCACAGCCCGCTTCAGAGCGCAGCTTGGAAAGCTGAGGGGTCTCCTTG GACCACTACCTCCGTGCCACGGAGTACTGTACGCTCGATCTCACCCGCCCGCCCAACTCCCGCGCCGGCGATCGCATTCTACGCCCCACAGTCGCCCGCGCGCGCgtcgccccgccgccgccgccgccgccgccgccgccgccgccgccgccgccgccgccgccgccgccgccgccctctgagggggcggggcctgggccgCGGCGCACAGTCAGCCACGGTCCCAGCCTGCCCCGCGCCGGCAAACGAGAGCAAAGCCAGTGACTCACCTCCGCCGCGCTAA